The following are encoded in a window of Paenibacillus polymyxa genomic DNA:
- a CDS encoding MerR family transcriptional regulator, with protein MYSIKEVQMKSGLPASTLRYYEKEGILPDVGRDEGGRRVYTEKQIDWIRFLMAMKDTGMTIEEIKAYLELNVKGEATIQERRDFLVAHKKKVEEHVAQTQHNLEKIIQKIAFYDHVVMGKSLS; from the coding sequence ATGTACTCCATTAAAGAAGTTCAAATGAAGAGCGGATTGCCCGCATCTACTCTTCGTTACTATGAAAAAGAAGGCATATTACCTGATGTGGGTCGGGATGAAGGTGGAAGAAGGGTATATACCGAAAAACAAATCGATTGGATTAGGTTCCTTATGGCTATGAAAGATACAGGGATGACCATTGAAGAAATTAAGGCATACCTTGAGCTAAATGTAAAAGGAGAAGCCACAATCCAAGAGAGAAGAGACTTCCTTGTAGCCCACAAAAAGAAAGTAGAGGAACATGTGGCACAAACGCAGCACAATTTGGAGAAAATTATTCAAAAGATAGCTTTTTATGATCATGTGGTTATGGGGAAAAGCCTCTCTTAG
- a CDS encoding MerR family transcriptional regulator: MAYTVKEVSNLSGISVRTLHYYDEIGLLKPHHIGNNGYRYYEQEQLLRLQQIMMYRELDLPLSEIGNVLEQTKEQKAEVLQEHRAKVEAKVFRLHTLLQTIDETVAHLKGEQAMKPEHMYQGFNPEKQEMYERDLTDRYGQKAQETIQESKTATKNWSKEDYLDSQAEADQIHRRLAEAMNKGLKHNSEEVQALIRRHLQWVSRFYTPTAEIYSGLGDLYVEHEDFNKMYEGYRPGLAEYLRDGMKVLAERELN; this comes from the coding sequence ATGGCTTATACGGTGAAGGAAGTATCTAATCTGTCGGGAATCAGCGTACGAACATTGCATTATTATGATGAAATCGGATTGCTGAAACCGCATCATATTGGAAATAATGGATATCGCTATTACGAACAGGAACAACTGTTGAGGCTTCAGCAAATCATGATGTACAGGGAACTGGATTTGCCTTTATCTGAAATTGGAAATGTGCTGGAGCAAACCAAGGAACAAAAGGCCGAGGTTTTGCAGGAGCATCGAGCCAAGGTCGAGGCCAAAGTCTTCCGCTTGCATACTCTCCTACAGACCATCGACGAAACGGTGGCTCATTTGAAAGGGGAACAAGCAATGAAACCAGAACACATGTACCAAGGATTTAATCCGGAAAAGCAGGAAATGTATGAACGTGATTTGACAGACCGTTATGGTCAAAAGGCTCAGGAAACAATTCAGGAGAGCAAGACGGCGACGAAGAACTGGAGCAAAGAGGATTATTTGGATTCGCAGGCAGAGGCTGACCAGATTCATCGGCGGCTGGCAGAAGCCATGAATAAAGGATTGAAGCATAACAGTGAAGAAGTACAGGCGCTAATCCGCCGTCATCTTCAATGGGTAAGCCGATTCTATACCCCTACAGCAGAAATTTATAGCGGGCTGGGAGACTTGTATGTAGAGCATGAGGATTTCAATAAAATGTATGAAGGCTATCGCCCCGGACTGGCTGAGTATTTGCGAGACGGGATGAAGGTTTTAGCCGAACGGGAATTAAATTAA